A region of Pseudomonas putida DNA encodes the following proteins:
- a CDS encoding sigma-70 family RNA polymerase sigma factor → MQINDTLKPTEVALLYQSHHAWLSGWLRSRVGCHEHAADLAQDTFVRLLRARQVSPLKEPRAYLSAIARGLMIDQFRRRALERAYQESLAHLPEADVPSEEHRLVILDTLERLDRALHALKPRVRQAFLLAQIDGLSIAQIAQRLDVSRATVERDLARALGVCYRLRYVEL, encoded by the coding sequence ATGCAGATCAACGACACGCTCAAGCCAACCGAGGTCGCTCTGCTCTATCAGTCCCACCACGCCTGGCTCAGCGGCTGGTTGCGCAGCCGGGTCGGGTGCCATGAGCATGCCGCCGACCTGGCCCAGGATACCTTCGTACGGCTGTTGCGTGCCCGCCAGGTCTCGCCGCTCAAGGAGCCTCGTGCTTATCTGAGCGCCATCGCCCGTGGGCTGATGATCGACCAGTTCCGCCGCCGCGCCCTGGAGCGCGCCTATCAGGAAAGCCTGGCCCATCTACCTGAGGCCGACGTGCCCAGCGAGGAACACCGGCTGGTCATCCTCGATACCTTGGAGCGCCTAGACCGCGCCCTGCACGCGCTGAAGCCACGTGTGCGGCAGGCCTTCTTGCTGGCCCAGATCGACGGGCTGAGCATCGCGCAGATCGCCCAGCGCCTTGATGTCTCCCGCGCGACTGTCGAGCGCGACCTGGCCAGAGCGCTGGGTGTCTGCTATCGGTTGCGTTATGTCGAGCTCTGA
- a CDS encoding FecR domain-containing protein, producing the protein MSSSDSTPAQAQVDQAIDWLVKLRFDTPSPRTERQFQQWLASHPQNPQAWQRVSSLSDELAGLPKALSRRTLDARQRQHTSRRDHLKLLALLAVGGSLGWAAREPLGLPQLLADSSTAAGERRQLQGSDGSRIQLNTASAIDLRYSNEQRQLELIRGEVSLDSNANDSRPFRIDTRVATLATLDGQLLLRENDNGLLLAVRRGEVTLFPASASARGVQAGETLQVLANGSLQAVSLHSDPWGWTDGVLSVQQMPLGEFTAELARYRPGLLRCADEVANLKVSGTYQLADTEHILKLLARSLPVRIDYRTRYWVSIGAV; encoded by the coding sequence ATGTCGAGCTCTGACAGCACGCCCGCGCAGGCCCAGGTCGACCAGGCCATCGACTGGCTGGTGAAGTTGCGCTTCGACACCCCCAGCCCGCGTACCGAGCGGCAATTTCAGCAATGGCTGGCCAGCCACCCACAAAACCCTCAGGCCTGGCAGCGCGTCAGTAGCCTTAGCGACGAGCTGGCCGGGCTACCCAAGGCACTGAGCCGACGCACCCTCGACGCCCGCCAACGTCAGCACACCAGCCGCCGTGACCACCTCAAGCTGCTGGCGCTGCTGGCCGTCGGGGGCAGCCTGGGCTGGGCTGCGCGCGAGCCATTGGGCCTGCCGCAGCTACTGGCTGACAGCAGCACCGCCGCAGGTGAGCGCCGGCAGTTACAAGGCAGCGATGGCAGCCGTATCCAGCTCAACACCGCCAGCGCCATCGACCTGCGCTACAGCAACGAACAACGTCAGCTTGAACTGATACGGGGCGAGGTCAGCCTGGACAGCAACGCCAACGACAGCCGCCCGTTCCGTATCGATACGCGTGTCGCCACCCTGGCCACACTCGACGGCCAGTTGCTGCTGCGCGAAAACGACAATGGCCTGTTGCTGGCAGTACGCCGTGGCGAGGTCACGCTGTTTCCCGCGTCTGCCTCAGCGCGAGGGGTGCAGGCCGGCGAAACGTTGCAAGTGCTGGCCAACGGCAGCTTGCAGGCCGTGAGCCTGCACAGCGACCCCTGGGGCTGGACCGACGGCGTGCTCAGCGTGCAGCAGATGCCGCTGGGTGAATTTACCGCCGAACTCGCCCGCTACCGCCCGGGCCTGCTGCGCTGTGCCGACGAAGTGGCAAATCTGAAGGTCTCCGGCACGTATCAGCTGGCCGACACCGAACACATTCTGAAACTGCTTGCACGCAGCCTGCCGGTGCGGATCGACTACCGCACACGCTATTGGGTGAGCATCGGCGCCGTCTGA
- a CDS encoding MFS transporter translates to MNMRLLAGLLFAVSVVGFSLGASLPLVSLRLHEAGAGTLEIGIISAIPAAGMMLSAFMVDACCRLLTRRTIYLLCFSLCTVSIALLESAFDSIWLLALLRLGLGIGMGIAIILGESWVNELCPEHNRGKIMALYATSFTGFQVLGPAMLAVLGANSPWITGVVTACYGLALLCIVLTVPNDYVEHEEGDKSFGLAGFFRVAPALCVAVLFFSFFDAVVLSLLPVYATSHGFAVGVAALMVTVVFAGDMLFQLPLGWLADRVERTGLHLVCGLVAMLIGIGLPWLLQMTWLLWPLLVVLGAVAGGIYTLALVLIGQRFKGQDLVTANASVGLLWGVGSLVGPLVSGAAMDVAPHGLPMALAIMAGLFVCFARQSYRRAGRLRAVAD, encoded by the coding sequence ATGAACATGCGTTTGCTGGCGGGCTTATTGTTCGCCGTGTCGGTGGTGGGCTTCAGCCTGGGGGCCAGCCTGCCGTTGGTGTCGTTGCGTCTGCATGAGGCCGGCGCAGGCACGCTTGAAATCGGCATCATTTCGGCCATCCCAGCGGCAGGGATGATGCTCTCGGCGTTCATGGTCGATGCCTGCTGCCGGCTGCTGACCCGGCGCACCATTTACCTGCTGTGCTTCAGCTTGTGCACCGTCAGCATTGCCTTGCTGGAGTCCGCCTTCGACTCGATCTGGCTGCTGGCATTGCTGCGCCTGGGCCTGGGCATCGGCATGGGTATCGCCATCATTCTGGGCGAGTCCTGGGTCAACGAGCTGTGCCCCGAGCACAACCGCGGCAAGATCATGGCCCTGTACGCCACCAGCTTCACCGGTTTCCAGGTCCTTGGCCCGGCGATGCTGGCCGTGCTGGGGGCTAACAGCCCTTGGATCACCGGCGTGGTCACCGCCTGCTATGGCCTGGCCCTGCTGTGCATCGTGCTGACCGTGCCCAACGATTACGTCGAGCATGAAGAAGGCGACAAAAGCTTCGGCCTGGCCGGCTTCTTCCGCGTGGCGCCGGCCTTGTGCGTGGCGGTGTTGTTCTTCTCCTTCTTCGACGCCGTGGTGCTGTCGCTGCTGCCGGTATATGCCACCAGCCACGGGTTTGCCGTGGGTGTGGCGGCGCTGATGGTGACGGTGGTGTTTGCCGGCGACATGTTGTTCCAGCTGCCCTTGGGCTGGTTGGCCGACCGGGTCGAGCGCACTGGGCTGCACCTGGTGTGCGGCCTGGTGGCGATGCTGATTGGCATCGGCTTGCCGTGGCTGCTGCAGATGACCTGGTTGCTGTGGCCGCTGCTGGTGGTGCTGGGCGCTGTGGCGGGGGGCATCTATACCTTGGCGCTGGTGCTGATCGGGCAGCGCTTCAAAGGGCAGGACCTGGTCACGGCCAATGCCAGCGTCGGCTTGCTGTGGGGCGTGGGTAGCCTGGTCGGGCCGCTGGTCAGTGGCGCGGCGATGGATGTGGCACCGCACGGGCTGCCGATGGCGCTGGCGATCATGGCAGGGCTGTTCGTCTGCTTTGCCCGGCAGTCGTACCGGCGGGCAGGGCGCTTGCGAGCGGTGGCGGACTGA